In Candidatus Defluviibacterium haderslevense, the following are encoded in one genomic region:
- a CDS encoding gliding motility-associated C-terminal domain-containing protein yields the protein MKQVLCCFFFFVGYYIPSYSQSNYCATDLKHAALMLTDPEYKAHFIQNQQNIYNYSTAYYSTPNNLKRAKANYTLPVVVHLIVPPGTAIGQLNNLTDVQVEAGLDLLNQSFANQGPFRSATGVDVGIQFCLAKRDPNGKPTNGITRTESILVADPTCFPGTNQNSDAAIKQLVNWDCKQYINIWLVTNLFNGNFGCSLAGFAYFPGAPCSVDGIMQEAAFWTSVGGTTVTSHEMGHFFSLNHTFNGGCSNANCLLDGDQVCDTPPDNSASFAPCNTNSCSTDIPDLQDDNTNYMDYSSCSPVHFTAGQQVRMVAALETSRKSLISSKGCIPLGNWDIAALQISSTGYLCGDSLCLTLKIKNEGLNTINSAVINYQIDGGSIQSLNWVGNLGPNKTFDVIIPCIPVQNGNHNVQISIGNPNGNQDFYLSNNMLTATFQTFTKLELEKVSSTGSHCISDGTILVNTKGGTLPYSYNISNHAFSQTDPFFQLLVYGQYSITVTDANGCQDTVSVIVEDSCFSTAPKKFISNGDALYQGNGCYRLTEAKTDQVGSVWYEDKTNLNQSFDIYFDINLGCIDKGGADGIAFLFQPISTSIGVRGGGLGYQGVTPSLAVEFDTWQNPNYNDPGFDHIAIIKNGNVNHLSADNLAGPLGIFPNFGNAEDCKFHNVLIRWNAPSRTLNVYVDCNLRLSYTGDIVKNIFNNDPNVYFGFTSATGGSVNVHQVCFNYVTSVNQLKDQAICKGEAIQIAVPSEFSKYNWSPNYGINHTDVFNPIFSPDTTTTYFVELIDNCGFKYLDTMTVFVKEIELDYSLSYVDSCSSSSIIILHIKSDSTTIGNEYSIDGRQYSTNTFYEFEAGSSITLYTKYGNCILPTELVLEPNQHILSDSLLWLSSLNCKDSGRVVITGIKGIPPYEYKLDNGLFQSSGIFDGLLPGNYTITTRDVTGCESVRNVEIFDFINTITLVQDSADLEITCCSPNTFVTVTASGSIPFYYYKMDQGSLQASGEFSNLTPGIHKLTSQDEFGCVSAELSIEVFDRTEIKSDTAFIEICEGDFIDVGTNRYTNTGIYKDVFSNLYCCDSIHFTQLKVNPRYTIANPVILCPHDSIIVGINVYNKSGIYVDTLQSHTQCDSIIISDIQQSDSYYFAIDTSICEGDPLVFNGQNINQSIIYEDTLQTKYGCDSIINLKVNVYKKDTLLNDQKICDGNFIEVGSSRYTKSGRYFDLISNRYLCDSLIITQLEVYPIYEKRYSYSICEGSFIQVGNHIFDKAGIFKDTLKSISNCDSIIANSIAILPRSHVDLDIDLCYGESFEINGHSYIDEGTYMDTLTNVNQCDSIVMTRIGVHDSALISYDFTICPGESIQVGLANYSSTGVFQQKFSSIWGCDSILVTHVLVESDAYCDSLNCGTYIPNVFSPNRDQINDLFKSYTDVAQITDLFIYSRWGNLIYSDHRLDPSWDGTSHGKDVNPGVFYYIFKGVCKNGKPLSKSGDVTLIR from the coding sequence ATGAAACAAGTCTTGTGTTGCTTTTTCTTTTTTGTTGGATATTATATTCCAAGCTACAGTCAATCTAATTACTGCGCGACAGATCTTAAACACGCTGCTCTAATGTTGACTGATCCTGAGTATAAAGCTCATTTTATTCAAAATCAACAAAACATCTACAACTACTCTACTGCATATTATTCTACTCCAAATAATCTGAAAAGAGCTAAAGCCAATTACACCTTACCAGTTGTAGTGCATTTGATCGTACCACCAGGTACTGCTATTGGACAATTGAATAATTTAACGGATGTGCAAGTAGAAGCTGGTTTGGATTTATTAAATCAATCTTTTGCCAATCAAGGACCATTCAGGAGTGCTACAGGAGTTGATGTTGGGATACAATTTTGCTTAGCAAAAAGAGATCCAAACGGAAAACCCACAAACGGTATAACACGGACAGAGAGTATCTTGGTTGCAGATCCAACTTGTTTTCCTGGAACCAATCAAAACAGTGATGCTGCTATCAAGCAATTAGTGAATTGGGATTGTAAGCAATATATTAATATCTGGTTGGTTACTAATTTATTTAATGGAAATTTTGGTTGCAGTCTGGCAGGATTTGCATATTTCCCTGGCGCTCCATGTAGTGTAGATGGGATTATGCAAGAAGCTGCTTTTTGGACTTCAGTTGGTGGTACAACTGTGACCTCACACGAAATGGGCCATTTTTTTTCACTCAACCATACTTTTAACGGGGGTTGTTCAAATGCAAATTGTTTATTAGATGGTGACCAGGTTTGTGATACGCCACCAGATAATTCAGCATCCTTTGCTCCATGTAATACCAATTCCTGTTCTACAGATATTCCTGATTTGCAAGATGATAACACAAATTATATGGATTACTCATCGTGTAGTCCAGTTCATTTTACGGCAGGGCAACAAGTAAGAATGGTGGCTGCTTTAGAAACTTCCAGAAAATCTCTAATTTCTTCAAAAGGATGTATTCCTTTAGGGAATTGGGATATAGCAGCTCTACAAATTAGTTCAACAGGATACTTATGTGGAGATTCATTATGCCTGACATTAAAAATTAAAAATGAAGGATTAAATACCATTAACTCAGCAGTTATAAATTATCAAATAGATGGTGGTTCTATTCAGTCATTAAATTGGGTTGGAAATTTAGGACCGAACAAAACATTTGATGTCATAATTCCATGCATTCCGGTACAAAATGGTAATCACAACGTTCAGATTAGTATTGGTAATCCAAATGGTAATCAGGACTTTTATTTGTCAAACAACATGCTAACTGCTACATTTCAAACCTTTACTAAATTGGAATTAGAAAAAGTAAGCAGTACAGGATCACATTGTATCAGCGATGGTACTATATTAGTAAATACAAAAGGTGGTACTCTTCCTTATTCATATAACATTAGCAATCACGCATTTTCTCAAACAGATCCTTTTTTTCAATTATTGGTTTATGGTCAATATAGTATTACGGTTACAGATGCTAATGGATGTCAAGATACCGTTTCAGTTATCGTCGAGGACAGTTGTTTTTCTACAGCACCGAAAAAATTTATTTCAAATGGCGATGCCCTTTACCAGGGGAATGGGTGTTACCGATTGACCGAAGCCAAAACTGATCAGGTTGGCTCTGTTTGGTATGAAGATAAAACGAATTTGAATCAGAGTTTTGACATCTATTTTGATATTAATCTAGGTTGTATCGATAAGGGAGGAGCAGATGGTATCGCGTTTTTGTTTCAACCTATATCTACTAGTATTGGTGTCAGAGGTGGAGGTCTTGGATATCAAGGAGTAACTCCTAGTTTAGCAGTTGAATTTGATACCTGGCAAAATCCTAATTATAATGATCCGGGATTCGATCATATTGCAATCATTAAAAACGGTAACGTAAATCATTTATCTGCAGATAATTTAGCAGGCCCATTAGGTATTTTTCCAAATTTTGGAAATGCAGAAGATTGTAAATTTCATAATGTCCTCATTCGATGGAATGCACCATCCAGGACTTTAAATGTTTATGTCGATTGTAATTTGAGATTAAGCTATACTGGAGATATCGTAAAAAATATTTTTAACAATGATCCAAATGTATATTTTGGTTTTACTTCTGCCACTGGAGGTTCTGTGAATGTGCATCAAGTTTGTTTTAACTATGTCACCTCCGTAAATCAATTAAAAGATCAGGCAATCTGTAAAGGTGAAGCTATCCAGATAGCTGTTCCTTCCGAATTTTCAAAATATAATTGGAGTCCAAATTATGGAATAAATCATACGGATGTATTTAATCCTATATTCAGTCCTGATACTACAACTACTTATTTTGTTGAATTGATTGATAATTGTGGTTTTAAGTACTTAGACACCATGACTGTTTTTGTAAAAGAAATAGAACTTGATTATTCATTATCCTATGTAGATAGTTGTTCCAGTTCTAGTATTATTATTTTACACATTAAGTCAGATAGCACCACTATTGGGAATGAATATTCTATTGATGGAAGACAATATTCGACCAACACATTCTACGAATTTGAAGCGGGCAGTAGTATTACTTTGTATACCAAATATGGGAATTGTATTCTACCCACTGAATTGGTTTTGGAACCTAATCAACATATTTTATCTGACAGTCTGTTATGGTTGTCTTCATTGAATTGTAAAGATTCAGGTCGAGTTGTGATTACGGGCATAAAAGGAATTCCGCCTTATGAATACAAATTGGACAACGGTTTATTTCAGTCATCAGGTATCTTCGATGGTTTATTACCAGGTAATTATACCATCACAACTCGAGACGTCACAGGTTGTGAGTCCGTAAGAAATGTTGAAATATTTGATTTTATTAATACCATAACTTTGGTTCAAGATTCTGCCGACTTGGAAATTACCTGTTGTAGTCCGAACACCTTTGTAACTGTAACCGCATCTGGGTCTATACCTTTTTATTATTATAAAATGGATCAGGGTTCTTTACAAGCTTCTGGTGAGTTTAGTAATTTAACACCAGGTATACATAAGTTAACAAGTCAAGATGAATTTGGGTGTGTTTCAGCTGAACTAAGTATTGAAGTTTTTGATAGGACTGAAATAAAATCAGATACAGCATTTATTGAAATTTGTGAAGGTGATTTTATTGATGTGGGTACAAATAGATATACGAATACTGGAATTTATAAGGATGTATTTTCTAATTTATATTGTTGTGACAGTATCCATTTTACCCAATTAAAAGTCAATCCACGATATACCATTGCTAATCCTGTAATTCTATGTCCCCATGATTCCATAATAGTTGGCATTAATGTATATAATAAATCAGGTATCTATGTTGATACATTACAATCGCACACGCAATGTGATAGTATTATTATATCAGATATCCAACAGTCTGATTCCTATTATTTCGCTATTGATACGAGTATTTGTGAAGGTGATCCATTGGTTTTTAATGGTCAAAACATCAATCAATCCATAATATATGAAGACACTTTACAAACTAAATATGGATGTGATAGTATTATAAACCTTAAGGTAAATGTATATAAGAAGGATACCCTATTAAATGATCAGAAGATTTGTGATGGAAACTTCATTGAAGTTGGAAGTAGCCGTTACACCAAATCTGGACGTTATTTTGACCTTATATCCAATCGATATTTATGTGACAGCCTAATTATAACTCAATTGGAAGTTTATCCTATTTATGAAAAGCGATATTCTTATTCCATATGCGAGGGTAGTTTTATTCAAGTAGGAAATCATATTTTTGACAAAGCGGGTATTTTTAAAGATACCCTGAAAAGTATATCCAATTGTGACAGTATAATAGCTAATAGTATTGCTATACTTCCTAGATCTCATGTTGATTTGGATATTGATCTATGCTATGGTGAATCGTTCGAAATCAATGGACATTCTTATATTGATGAAGGAACTTATATGGATACACTTACGAATGTAAATCAATGTGACAGTATTGTAATGACCAGGATAGGGGTCCATGATTCTGCATTAATTAGTTATGATTTCACGATATGTCCTGGTGAATCGATACAAGTAGGACTTGCTAATTATTCAAGCACTGGAGTTTTTCAACAAAAATTTTCAAGCATTTGGGGTTGCGATAGTATTTTGGTCACTCATGTTTTGGTAGAATCTGATGCTTATTGTGATAGTCTCAATTGTGGTACTTATATTCCCAATGTATTCTCACCAAATAGAGATCAAATCAATGATCTATTTAAATCCTATACCGATGTTGCACAGATTACGGATTTATTTATTTACAGCCGATGGGGTAATCTTATTTATTCTGATCATAGGCTAGATCCCAGCTGGGATGGGACTTCACATGGTAAAGATGTAAATCCGGGAGTTTTCTATTATATCTTCAAAGGCGTGTGTAAGAATGGAAAACCGCTAAGCAAATCGGGTGATGTTACATTAATTCGTTGA
- a CDS encoding class I SAM-dependent methyltransferase yields MRKLKFKLQNLYFLIVFIIATTHSNGQDSNTIKIIRGLNTYRELYLFNRGLFDTSFFQLATKLDDINTAMSPGLLMELIYAYCKMVDGNYLEMSKNLKRKYGVDLKGINFLPTDLEVVNRHGHFLNMMSNGFIDDEAPYKLIYDTTLYEELKFCHLNPNDKMVDIGAGDGFFSILLGLIYQNQSIVLTELNPNLVRFMRNDLEFLKKYNLPFMWSLVDGYDTNTGVEHLIFDKILIRQSFHHFRKKNDMLNSIIKSMDDRTELIIIEHLNKPKFIKEDDFNKMVKDNHIDLKKDSIQTDTALICKDKDISNEKEEEYIDYDQCKKRISAKSFLKYLSKNNLVIIEIKKLDDSYAFRIKKRS; encoded by the coding sequence ATGAGAAAATTAAAATTTAAATTGCAGAATTTATATTTTCTGATAGTATTTATAATAGCAACGACCCATTCAAATGGACAAGATTCGAATACCATTAAGATTATTAGAGGTTTAAATACGTATAGAGAGCTTTATTTATTTAATAGAGGTTTATTTGACACTTCATTTTTTCAATTGGCAACTAAACTTGATGACATAAACACAGCCATGAGTCCGGGATTGCTTATGGAATTAATTTATGCATATTGTAAAATGGTTGATGGAAATTATTTAGAAATGTCCAAAAATCTTAAAAGGAAATATGGTGTCGACTTAAAAGGAATTAATTTTCTTCCTACTGATTTGGAGGTTGTTAATCGTCATGGACATTTTCTTAATATGATGTCAAATGGATTTATTGATGATGAAGCTCCTTACAAACTAATATATGATACCACACTTTACGAGGAATTGAAATTCTGCCATTTGAATCCAAATGATAAAATGGTAGATATCGGAGCTGGTGATGGTTTTTTTTCTATACTCTTAGGATTGATTTACCAAAATCAATCCATAGTTTTAACTGAATTAAATCCAAATTTGGTGCGCTTCATGAGAAATGATCTGGAATTTTTGAAAAAGTATAATCTGCCTTTCATGTGGTCATTGGTCGATGGTTATGATACAAATACTGGAGTAGAACATTTGATTTTTGATAAAATACTTATTCGACAATCATTTCATCATTTTCGAAAAAAAAATGATATGCTTAATTCTATTATAAAATCGATGGATGATAGAACAGAGTTAATAATCATTGAACATTTAAATAAACCTAAGTTCATTAAAGAAGATGACTTTAATAAAATGGTTAAGGACAACCATATAGATTTGAAGAAGGACAGTATTCAAACTGATACCGCTTTAATTTGTAAAGACAAGGATATTTCTAATGAAAAAGAAGAAGAATATATAGATTATGATCAATGCAAAAAGAGAATATCCGCAAAAAGTTTTTTAAAATACCTTAGTAAAAACAATCTAGTAATTATTGAAATAAAAAAACTGGATGATAGCTACGCCTTTCGAATTAAGAAACGATCTTAA
- the hppD gene encoding 4-hydroxyphenylpyruvate dioxygenase codes for MAVLTESQKNITATDAFPILGTDHIEFYVGNAKQAAHFYQTAFGFELVAYKGPETGNRSYCSYVLQQDKIRFVLTSSLELDHEITKHVALHGDGVKVLALWVDDAKACFDTAISRGAQIAFEPITLRDEQGEVVMASIKTYGDTIHTLVERKNYSGPFLPGYVTKKSLLKTKSVGLKYVDHCVGNVELGAMNQWVQFYQDVLGFKLLITFDDKDISTKYTALMSKVVSNGTGYVKFPINEPAKGLKKSQIDEYLEFYKGAGVQHIAIACDNIIQTISDLRENGVEFLYVPDNYYETVMDRVGHINENLEELKRLNILIDRDEDGYLLQIFTKPLQDRPTVFFEIIERKGAKSFGKGNFQALFEAIEREQELRGNL; via the coding sequence ATGGCAGTACTTACTGAATCTCAAAAAAACATTACCGCAACTGATGCTTTTCCTATTCTAGGAACGGACCACATTGAATTCTATGTAGGAAATGCCAAACAAGCCGCCCATTTTTATCAGACCGCTTTTGGATTTGAATTGGTAGCTTATAAAGGACCTGAAACCGGAAACCGCTCTTATTGTTCTTATGTGCTTCAACAAGATAAAATTAGATTTGTCCTTACTTCATCTCTAGAATTAGATCATGAAATTACGAAACATGTTGCATTACATGGAGACGGAGTAAAAGTTCTGGCTTTATGGGTGGATGATGCTAAAGCTTGTTTTGATACAGCGATAAGTCGAGGTGCCCAAATAGCTTTTGAGCCGATCACATTGCGCGATGAACAAGGTGAAGTAGTCATGGCATCTATCAAGACCTATGGCGATACCATTCATACTTTGGTAGAACGCAAAAATTATTCAGGACCATTTTTACCAGGTTATGTTACTAAAAAGAGTTTGTTAAAGACGAAATCTGTGGGATTAAAATATGTGGACCATTGTGTTGGAAATGTGGAGTTGGGCGCAATGAATCAATGGGTCCAGTTTTACCAAGATGTCTTAGGTTTTAAATTACTGATAACATTTGATGATAAAGATATTTCTACTAAATATACGGCATTGATGAGTAAGGTAGTTTCCAATGGCACCGGATATGTGAAATTTCCAATCAATGAACCAGCTAAAGGATTAAAAAAATCGCAAATAGATGAATATCTTGAATTCTATAAAGGAGCAGGAGTACAACATATTGCCATTGCCTGTGATAACATCATTCAAACCATCAGTGATTTGAGAGAGAATGGAGTTGAGTTTCTGTATGTTCCGGATAATTATTATGAGACTGTAATGGATCGGGTGGGACATATTAATGAAAATCTTGAAGAATTAAAGCGCCTGAACATTTTGATTGATCGGGATGAGGATGGTTACTTGCTGCAAATATTTACTAAACCACTACAAGATAGACCAACTGTTTTCTTTGAAATCATAGAACGCAAAGGTGCCAAATCATTCGGCAAAGGTAACTTCCAAGCATTATTTGAAGCCATCGAACGAGAACAGGAATTGAGGGGGAATTTATAG
- a CDS encoding chorismate synthase — MNSFGEKFRVQIYGESHGLGVGIIIDGLPPGIPIHLEEFEHDLSRRRAGHLGTTKRVESDVPEFLSGVFKHFSTGAPMNIFFRNSDVRSQDYEDTKLLPRPGHADFVAHRKFLGYNDYRGGGHFSGRLTTAIVGAGIIAKKLLQPIKIEAKLIEIGGHIDFEAILAATIQKNDSVGGLVNCQVLGIPIGWGEPFFNSIESMISHLVFSIPAVKGIEFGSGFGAAKMFGSEHNDEIISMDGTTRTNYSGGINGGISNGNPISFNVSIKPTSSISKPQSTIDLNTGNINSLEIKGRHDVCIALRAPVVIEAMTAIALADLKLVHEI, encoded by the coding sequence ATGAATTCATTTGGTGAAAAATTCAGAGTGCAGATTTATGGTGAGTCACATGGCCTTGGAGTAGGAATAATCATTGATGGTTTACCTCCGGGAATACCAATTCATTTAGAAGAATTTGAACATGATCTATCCAGACGGCGAGCAGGTCATTTGGGGACCACTAAACGTGTAGAATCTGATGTTCCGGAATTTTTGTCAGGTGTGTTTAAGCATTTTTCCACTGGCGCTCCCATGAATATTTTTTTTAGAAATTCAGATGTGAGATCTCAAGATTATGAAGACACTAAACTTTTACCAAGACCAGGTCACGCTGATTTTGTTGCCCATAGAAAATTTTTGGGATACAATGATTATAGGGGTGGGGGACATTTTAGCGGGAGACTTACTACAGCAATAGTTGGTGCTGGGATTATTGCAAAGAAATTGTTGCAACCCATAAAGATTGAAGCTAAATTGATTGAAATTGGTGGGCATATAGATTTTGAAGCTATACTCGCAGCAACAATTCAAAAAAATGATTCTGTAGGAGGATTAGTTAATTGTCAAGTGCTTGGAATTCCAATTGGTTGGGGCGAACCTTTTTTTAACAGTATTGAATCTATGATCAGCCATTTAGTTTTTTCTATTCCAGCTGTAAAAGGTATAGAATTTGGATCTGGATTTGGTGCCGCAAAAATGTTTGGTTCGGAGCATAATGATGAAATCATTTCAATGGATGGAACAACAAGGACAAATTACAGTGGTGGAATTAATGGTGGTATAAGTAATGGAAATCCTATAAGCTTTAATGTGTCCATAAAACCAACGAGTAGTATTTCCAAGCCTCAATCAACGATTGATTTGAATACGGGTAATATAAACTCATTAGAAATTAAAGGTCGTCATGATGTATGTATTGCCTTGAGAGCTCCGGTAGTCATTGAAGCGATGACCGCCATCGCACTAGCCGATTTGAAATTGGTGCATGAAATCTAA
- a CDS encoding glutamine synthetase beta-grasp domain-containing protein produces the protein MRNKLKMEYIWLDGYKPEANLRSKTKLIKVEDFDGTVECLPNWSFDGSSTRQAEGWASDCILKPVRIYVDPHREDAYLVICEVNNPDGTPHSTNSRAKIKSDSDEIWFGYEQEYVLMKDGKPLGFPKEGYPGPQGPYYCAVGHGNVDGRQIIEDHLDACIDAGIDIEGINAEVLLGQWEFQIFGKSAKRAADDLIAARYLLFRITEEYEVTVDLHPKPVRGDWNGSGMHVNFSNERMRKKGGKAYFDGIFKAFEKSHKEHIAVYGSDNHLRLTGKHETQSMDKFSWGVMDRGASIRIPLNTSKTWKGYLEDRRPASNADPYLIGAKIINTLNKVK, from the coding sequence ATGAGAAATAAATTAAAAATGGAGTACATCTGGCTCGATGGATATAAGCCGGAAGCAAATCTAAGAAGCAAGACTAAATTAATTAAAGTAGAAGATTTTGACGGAACAGTTGAATGTCTGCCGAATTGGTCTTTTGATGGAAGTTCAACGCGCCAAGCTGAAGGATGGGCTTCAGATTGTATTTTAAAACCAGTAAGAATTTATGTGGATCCACATCGTGAAGATGCTTATCTCGTGATATGCGAAGTAAACAATCCTGATGGAACACCTCATTCAACAAATTCAAGAGCAAAAATTAAATCGGATTCTGATGAAATTTGGTTTGGATACGAACAAGAATATGTATTGATGAAAGATGGCAAGCCATTGGGTTTTCCAAAAGAAGGTTATCCTGGTCCACAAGGTCCGTATTATTGTGCAGTAGGTCATGGAAATGTGGATGGCAGACAAATCATAGAAGATCATTTAGATGCATGTATCGATGCGGGTATTGATATCGAAGGTATAAATGCTGAAGTATTATTGGGTCAATGGGAATTCCAAATTTTTGGAAAAAGCGCGAAACGGGCTGCTGATGATTTAATTGCAGCAAGATACCTTTTATTCCGCATCACTGAAGAATATGAAGTAACGGTTGATTTACATCCTAAGCCGGTTCGTGGTGATTGGAATGGATCCGGAATGCATGTTAATTTTTCAAATGAGCGCATGCGTAAAAAAGGTGGTAAAGCATACTTTGATGGAATTTTCAAAGCCTTTGAAAAATCACACAAAGAGCATATAGCGGTATATGGTTCCGATAATCATTTGAGATTAACAGGTAAGCATGAGACTCAGAGTATGGATAAATTTAGTTGGGGTGTAATGGATAGAGGAGCATCTATTCGTATTCCTTTGAATACATCAAAAACATGGAAAGGTTATCTTGAAGATCGCCGACCAGCATCTAATGCAGATCCTTATTTAATTGGTGCGAAAATCATCAATACTTTGAATAAAGTAAAATAA